One region of Balaenoptera ricei isolate mBalRic1 chromosome 5, mBalRic1.hap2, whole genome shotgun sequence genomic DNA includes:
- the LOC132366467 gene encoding LOW QUALITY PROTEIN: protein FAM217A-like (The sequence of the model RefSeq protein was modified relative to this genomic sequence to represent the inferred CDS: substituted 1 base at 1 genomic stop codon), translated as MNLSHWNLDTEVPVPENKNFPPERDGATGGKINKNHLEIPVEQLMLELTLSEHAPKTTQNSKQGIFRLWSYPLSKGSATENRDFKKSSMETGCNVTSNRIRLFAVNHSLTSASVDKPVGSYPALQTPLSHCWPYADGDFFKDRNEPHINLCSTLGNNSGELLTAPNWNLKYGNSSVEENLTDESDLSENEKANDTLLSCFKKMDLNLKPETIENVEDSFTEEPSEVFPYPDFLPPPFNTLDLHKLAISKSENWKMTMESLDSSLEHLVARLLDMERLQRVTIQRERPRLQTSFCAPLAAEQPASSKAAPKMRQPKPSDSVGLQPTCVEKSHEERKTNSGSCKLEYNAPKWNCSRAGKYRWNSRPALKTSPTTKQVIAAYDDFKNPKVSILNPCQELSAKPAPAQTTQLLVKMVSTRCLPPKSPTPVSPIPLSFPENQREEIKAPPRTRKKLYRKDMVLNRPFCIQKLNCXSPSLTAKDKCSPIDQK; from the exons ATGAACTTATCTCACTGGAATTTGGATACAGAAGTACCCGTTCCTGAAAATAAAAACTTCCCACCTGAAAGGGATGGTGCCACAGGTGGCAAAATTAACA AGAACCATTTGGAAATTCCAGTAGAGCAACTCATGCTGGAACTTACTTTGTCAGAGCATGCTCCCAAAACAACACAGAATAGTAAACAAGGGATATTCCGGTTATGGAGTTATCCTCTCAGCAAAGGAAGTGCCACGGAAAACAGGGATTTCAAAAAATCTTCAATGGAAACTGGCTGTAATGTGACCAGTAATCGCATAAGGCTCTTCGCTGTGAACCACTCACTGACAAGTGCTTCGGTGGACAAACCAGTTGGCTCCTACCCTGCCCTGCAGACGCCATTAAGTCACTGCTGGCCTTATGCTGATGGAGACTTTTTTAAGGACAGAAATGAGCCTCATATTAATTTATGCTCAACTCTAGGAAACAACAGTGGCGAACTTTTAACTGCGCCAAATTGGAATCTGAAGTATGGAAACAGCAGTGTGGAAGAAAATTTAACAGATGAAAGTGAtttatcagaaaatgaaaaagcaaacgaTACTTTACTCAGCTGTTTTAAAAAGATGGACCTGAACTTAAAGCCAGAAACAATAGAAAATGTTGAAGACTCTTTCACAGAAGAACCAAGTGAAGTATTTCCATATCCTGattttcttccccctcctttcAATACCCTGGACTTGCACAAATTAGCCATCTCAAAATCTGAAAATTGGAAAATGACAATGGAGTCCCTAGACAGCTCTCTGGAACATTTGGTAGCTCGTTTACTGGACATGGAGAGATTGCAGCGCGTGACTATTCAGAGAGAACGGCCGAGACTGCAGACGTCCTTCTGTGCTCCCTTAGCCGCCGAACAACCTGCTTCCTCCAAAGCTGCACCCAAAATGAGACAGCCCAAACCTTCCGACTCTGTGGGTCTTCAGCCAACTTGTGTAGAGAAAAGTCATGAGGAAAGGAAAACCAATTCTGGTTCTTGCAAGCTTGAATACAATGCTCCCAAGTGGAATTGCAGCCGTGCTGGGAAATACAGGTGGAATTCTAGACCAGCTCTGAAAACCTCACCCACCACAAAACAGGTGATTGCAGCTTACGACGACTTTAAGAACCCCAAGGTCTCCATTTTAAACCCATGCCAAGAACTCTCAGCCAAGCCTGCTCCTGCCCAGACAACTCAGTTGCTGGTTAAAATGGTCTCAACCAGATGTCTGCCACCAAAGTCTCCTACACCAGTTTCACCTATACCTCTGTCTTTTCCTGAAAATCAGAGGGAAGAAATTAAGGCACCACCAAGGACCAGAAAGAAACTTTACCGAAAAGACATGGTACTGAACAGACCATTCTGTATTCAGAAGCTAAACTGTTAATCACCTTCGTTGACAGCTAAGGATAAGTGCTCACCCATTGACCAAAAATAA